AATGGAGTGCAATTTGGAGTGCACCCCTCTGAGGCATAAACTTCCTCCAGCGTCTTGTTAGCCGCCAGCTTGGCGATGTTCATATAGTGCCGGGCTGTGGTCGAAGGATCTTTGTGTCGTAGGATGGCCTGAATAACGAGCAAAGGAACGCCACGCACAGCTAGCCAGTGGCCGTGTGAGTAGCGCAGGGAGTGGAAATCGTGGTCCCCGAACTCATTTTTGTACACCAATCCGGCGCGTTCCTGATCGACGCGAAACTGTTCGGAGCCGGGCAGCCGGAACGGCAAAACCTTGTCCTCCGGCTTCCATTTCTTCGGCCGCATGGAGTGCAATTGAGCCACAACCTTAGGCATAAGGGGGATTTGCTCGCTGGTTCGGCCTTTTGAGTACTTGGCGCGGATGATGGCTTGTGCCTTCCCGTCATCGATGAACACGTCACCCCAACGCGGGTTTTGCAGCTCGTTTTTGCGCAAGCCGGTCCAGTGCAGCAGCCATATTCCGATGCGATAGTCTGCCCGATGGGGTGGCTTCCCGTAGCGCATGAACGTTTCAAGCTCGTCATCCGTCCACTCGCGGCGGTTCTTGGTCTCATTGCCCCGCGTCTCGCACTTCTCGACGTACTCCAGCGGATCGCGCTCAATGATCCCCTGCTTTTTCAGCCAGTTGAGAAAGGCCCGCATGCTCAGCAGGTACTCGTTGATCGTCTTGGCTGAAAGCTCCCGGCCTGTCCGCTCGCAAACCGGCACTTGCCCGCGCCACTGTTCGAAGCCAGTTGGCGTAATGTCGCCCAGGTCTTCCCAGTTGCAGACTTCGGCCAGCGTCTTGATGCGCGTCACCGTGTCGTGGATGTGCTTTTGCCGTAACCGCTTGGCTGTGTGTGACCGTTCGTAGTCGGCTACCAGATCGAGGATTTTCCGCGTAGGTGCGCCAAAGAGGTGCGAAGGGACCGGCAGGCCTTGCTCTTGCAGGGCAATCCCCTGTTTGAGTTCCTTCTCGTGCTTGAGGGCGCGATCAAGATGGGTGGTTCGTAGCGAGCGAGTTGTTTTCTTGCCGTTGATCCAGACGGAGCAGGAGTAGGTTTTAGAGAACTTCCCGTTGCCGCGGGGTTGCCTGAAAACGCTCATCAGATCAGGCCATAGAGGCTTTTAGGTGGCGCTCTGCGAACTTCTTCAAGTCCCGCAGTCGGTAACGCACGTTGCGCGGCCCAAAGACCACCTTCTTGAGGCCCATATCAACAAAGCGCGGTATCTGCCGCGTCGAGCAGCGGTAAAAGGCAGCCGCTTCCTCGCGGGTCAGCAGGCTGTCGTCGTTCAGGATTTCCTTGATTTCACTCATTGTTTTTTACCTTTCCCAGTTTGGATTGATTTTTTTGGTCGGATGGCGTCTGTCAGCCCACCGATTGATGCGCTGGCAAATTCTTTGAAAAAGTCCCAATAGCTCATGCCGTTTTGCTCAAGCATGACCCCAAGCGGAATGCGCTCATTACTTTTGCGCCACTCCAGAAAATCCCCCCTCCAGTCCGGGTGCGCTCCTTCGAGCTCTTCGCGAGTTACCGTTCCCTTAATGATGGCGCGATCTTCAATGTCTCTGCGCCACTGTTGTGCCTCGATTACGGGCACATAACCGTAAGGCGAATCACGGTAAGTCTTTTTCTTTCCCCACAGGTTGGTTGCCTGATGGGTCGTATGGAAAAGGAAGATCGTTAAGGTGCCTTCCTTGATCTTCTTGTGAACCGCTGCCCGCGTGACGGGGCAATACATACAGACCCCACCGGGAGACACGCAAGGGCCGACCAGCTCAGTCACAGCATTAAACCAAGCCCCGCACTCTTCGCTGGGACCGTCCTTACGGTAAATCCGCGTCCCCGGATCGGGCTCCCCAAGTACAGGATAAAGCGACTCTGGCACCTCGACGTAATCGATCATGGTGCCCGATTGTGTCTATGGGTTTTCTTTTGTCAACTATGTATCCTGGTTTTAAACTCAGAACCAAGCGTTATCCATGTCCCAACTGTTTGTCTTTTCTTGGATTGTTGATCGATGGGTCATAAAGGCCTGCCTAAATTCCTTGTAGATGCAGGACAAATATTCTCTTGATGTTTTTTCAAAATAAACGGTTTTTCCTTGGTACACGACAACAGTTCCGCCGTTTTCATTAAACGTTCCCATCGTTCCGAATTGCGCTGCAAGTCTCAGCGTATCGTCCCGGGTTCCAATGATTCGACATCGGTCGTTTTGTTATCTTTCAATCCTTTTGACACGTCCCTGTCGGCATGAGCGCCGACATCGAAGCCGACACCGGGATTACCACTGAAGCCAGTAACTGGGTCTTTGACGAGCACGTCGCCCCGCATTTCGATGAACACGTCCGCAAGAGCGTTCCTGAATACGACCGGGTGCAGGAACTCGCCGCCACGTTCTCGGACTGGTTCACGCACCCCGATTGCACCGTGCTGGACTTTGGCGCGGCCACCGGCGAAACCCTGCGTCTGATCCGTAAACGCCACCGTAAAGCCCTTACGCTGATCGGCTACGATAACTCGCAGGCCATGATCGCTCAGGCGGCCAGCAATGGCATTGAGGTTACGTTCACCGACCTTGAACGCCTTTCGGATATTCCCCCCTTCTCCTACGGCGTGGCGCTGTACACCCTGCAATTCCTGCATCCCCAGGCCCGCCAGCAACTCGTGTATCAAATCGCCAATACCATTGAGCGCGGCGGGGGCCTGTTTGTGGTGGAAAAGGTGCTCGGCAGCTATCCCACCACGCAGGACATCATCCAGCAGCTTTATTGGGACATGAAGATTAGCAACGGCCTGACCCCGGCCCAAGTTATCAACAAGGCCCACGCCCTGCGCGGGTGCATATTCCCGAAGACGATTGCCGAAAACGAAGCCGAGTTCCGCGCCGCTGGTTTCTCGCAGATCGAACTTGTCTTCAAGGATCTCCAGTTCTGCGGCTGGCTCCTGATTCGGTAGGCCGCGATGAGCATCAACAGTGAAGCGGCGGAAAACGTTCTCCAAAAGGATTTGGAGAACGTGA
This genomic window from Ruficoccus amylovorans contains:
- a CDS encoding tyrosine-type recombinase/integrase → MSVFRQPRGNGKFSKTYSCSVWINGKKTTRSLRTTHLDRALKHEKELKQGIALQEQGLPVPSHLFGAPTRKILDLVADYERSHTAKRLRQKHIHDTVTRIKTLAEVCNWEDLGDITPTGFEQWRGQVPVCERTGRELSAKTINEYLLSMRAFLNWLKKQGIIERDPLEYVEKCETRGNETKNRREWTDDELETFMRYGKPPHRADYRIGIWLLHWTGLRKNELQNPRWGDVFIDDGKAQAIIRAKYSKGRTSEQIPLMPKVVAQLHSMRPKKWKPEDKVLPFRLPGSEQFRVDQERAGLVYKNEFGDHDFHSLRYSHGHWLAVRGVPLLVIQAILRHKDPSTTARHYMNIAKLAANKTLEEVYASEGCTPNCTP
- a CDS encoding methyltransferase domain-containing protein — its product is MSADIEADTGITTEASNWVFDEHVAPHFDEHVRKSVPEYDRVQELAATFSDWFTHPDCTVLDFGAATGETLRLIRKRHRKALTLIGYDNSQAMIAQAASNGIEVTFTDLERLSDIPPFSYGVALYTLQFLHPQARQQLVYQIANTIERGGGLFVVEKVLGSYPTTQDIIQQLYWDMKISNGLTPAQVINKAHALRGCIFPKTIAENEAEFRAAGFSQIELVFKDLQFCGWLLIR